The Hemitrygon akajei chromosome 23, sHemAka1.3, whole genome shotgun sequence genome includes a window with the following:
- the LOC140715046 gene encoding uncharacterized protein: MLEAAFSVEWLAQSSQNSKKSRDEYGQVFRSGHAARHGDFCATERSHGKVTARSTEDSGRSLATNNQGTKTQQRSLAIRARAACNSSSASGGADTEPSGSGEWADRRRLRTIFTAEQVRMLESSFERQQYPGTFVRRSLAGELRLSETQVKTWFQNRRMKLKQQLQVAQAEALKSRLLLQYFSHPYHSAHSFPYVVESSFFLHYPEFGPHPTQTPISNHRLQRFDYQPNLPQTSGHY, translated from the exons atgctggaagctGCATTTTCAGTGGAGTGGCTTGCTCAGAGTAGTCAGAACAGCAAAAAAAGTCGGGATGAGTATGGCCAAGTGTTTCGAAGTGGACATGCGGCGAGACATGGTGATTTCTGCGCGACTGAGAGGTCACATGGGAAAGTCACGGCGAGATCTACTGAAGACAGCGGTAGGTCACTAGCCACTAATAACCAGGGGACCAAGACCCAGCAGCGATCTCTGGCAATACGAG CTCGGGCCGCCTGCAACAGCAGCAGCGCCTCGGGAGGCGCGGACACCGAGCCCTCCGGGAGCGGCGAGTGGGCGGACCGCCGGCGCCTTCGGACCATCTTCACCGCGGAGCAAGTGCGCATGCTCGAGTCTAGTTTCGAGCGTCAGCAGTATCCGGGCACCTTTGTGAGGAGGAGCCTAGCAGGGGAGCTCCGCCTATCGGAGACGCAG gTCAAAACCTGGTTTCAGAATCGTCGGATGAAACTCAAGCAGCAGCTTCAGGTTGCTCAGGCTGAGGCACTGAAGTCCAGACTGCTTCTTCAGTATTTCTCCCATCCATATCACTCTGCTCACAGCTTTCCTTATGTGGTAGAATCCAGCTTTTTCCTTCATTACCCTGAATTTGGACCTCACCCCACCCAGACTCCAATCTCGAATCACCGCTTGCAGCGCTTTGACTACCAGCCAAATCTACCTCAGACCTCGGGTCACTACTAG
- the LOC140715393 gene encoding homeobox protein vent1-like: protein MVKGNFSIDWLARSSHEVYNEKTPGEGSPGSCKPSVPLTQNSPAEDSTVSCLQALPGQEDYWSSESDSGRSEGSAGDDRGRSVRCDCDVPRRVRTAFTAQQIHKLEKKFKRQTYLGASERSKLAALLHLSETQVKTWFQNRRMKLKRQLQDLCSVSFATPALTHSVPIREPLFGPCTFPGYYMNDHGVLHATSSPHRHPRPVYPQLIHGHSPSVEQSLSRYQPCVYPLILNSSPAGLHVYS, encoded by the exons ATGGTGAAAGGAAACTTTTCAATTGATTGGCTCGCTCGAAGTAGCCACGAGGTGTATAACGAGAAGACGCCTGGTGAAGGTTCTCCGGGGAGTTGCAAACCATCTGTGCCCCTCACTCAGAATTCTCCCGCAGAAGACTCCACTGTTTCCTGCCTACAAGCACTACCAG GTCAGGAGGATTACTGGAGCTCGGAGAGTGATTCCGGCCGTTCGGAGGGCTCGGCTGGGGACGACCGAGGGAGAAGCGTGCGTTGTGATTGTGACGTCCCCCGCCGAGTGCGCACCGCATTCACAGCACAGCAGATCCACAAACTGGAAAAGAAGTTCAAGCGGCAGACGTACCTGGGGGCGTCCGAGAGGAGCAAACTGGCTGCTTTACTACACCTGTCCGAAACCCAG GTGAAGACATGGTTTCAGAACCGTCGAATGAAGCTAAAACGCCAACTGCAGGATCTGTGCTCTGTTTCCTTTGCCACTCCTGCTTTGACCCATTCGGTGCCGATCAGGGAGCCGCTCTTCGGCCCGTGCACTTTCCCCGGGTACTACATGAACGATCACGGCGTTCTCCACGCCACCAGTAGCCCCCATCGCCATCCACGGCCCGTCTACCCGCAGCTGATCCACGGCCACAGTCCGAGTGTGGAGCAGAGCCTCTCGCGGTACCAGCCTTGCGTTTACCCGCTGATATTGAACTCCTCTCCAGCTGGATTACATGTCTATTCCTGA